A part of Aegilops tauschii subsp. strangulata cultivar AL8/78 chromosome 2, Aet v6.0, whole genome shotgun sequence genomic DNA contains:
- the LOC141041562 gene encoding uncharacterized protein, with product MAQVDGGHAIDMDVGGGAKHTGPLADHQLASPSNPSHVIDIDVGGAKRVGDKLATPADPRHAVDVDAAPSEPSECGVCMEPLEWVAIGPCGHREVCSDCAVRMRVGSKPQHASRRCCICREPCPTVLVTRSGGGGPRACPRLPPLGAFQGPVGGYWYHSGSAAYFDDEQQFLAARRAYSKVEDGARDEGDGFAPACPWPCSPLATGLFYVALFLWVGFMVGVNAGVIPYWGAH from the coding sequence ATGGCTCAGGTCGACGGCGGCCACGCCATCGACATGGACGTCGGCGGAGGCGCCAAACACACGGGGCCTCTCGCAGACCATCAGCTCGCCTCTCCAAGCAATCCAAGCCACGTCATCGACATCGACGTCGGCGGAGCCAAACGCGTCGGCGACAAGCTCGCCACCCCGGCCGATCCCCGCCACGCCGTCGACGTCGACGCGGCGCCCTCCGAGCCGTCCGAGTGCGGGGTGTGCATGGAGCCGCTCGAGTGGGTGGCGATCGGGCCGTGCGGCCACCGCGAGGTCTGCTCGGACTGCGCGGTCCGCATGCGCGTCGGCTCCAAGCCCCAGCACGCCAGCCGCCGGTGCTGCATCTGCAGGGAGCCCTGCCCCACCGTGCTCGTCACCAGGTCCGGCGGTGGCGGGCCGCGGGCGTGCCCCAGGCTGCCGCCGCTGGGCGCGTTCCAGGGGCCGGTGGGCGGCTACTGGTACCACAGCGGCTCGGCGGCCTACttcgacgacgagcagcagttcctGGCGGCCAGGAGGGCGTACTCGAAGGTGGAGGACGGCGCGCGCGACGAGGGCGACGGCTTCGCGCCGGCGTGCCCGTGGCCCTGCTCGCCGCTGGCGACCGGCCTGTTTTACGTGGCTCTCTTTTTGTGGGTTGGCTTTATGGTCGGCGTCAACGCGGGCGTCATACCCTACTGGGGCGCTCATTGA
- the LOC109778171 gene encoding RNA-binding protein CP29B, chloroplastic isoform X2 — protein sequence MAATLFSTALSHHFIPLPSAARRLLLPVAVAVSSEFGTEDAEEEQSEGEGGGDSEAEYSEDLKVFVGNLPFTVDSAQLAGLFEQAGSVEMVEVVYDRMTGRSRGFGFVTMGSAEEVAAAVEQFNGYTFQGRPLRVNSGPPPPRDEFAPRTPRTMGGGGGGGGSFDSANKLYVGNLSWGVDNSTLENLFSEQGKVLDAKVIYDRDSGRSRGFGFVTYGSADEVNNAISNLDGVDLDGRQIRVTVAESKPREQRRF from the exons ATGGCGGCCACCCTCTTCTCCACCGCGCTCTCGCACCACTTCATCCCGCTCCCCTCCGCCGCCag GCGGCTCCTGCTGCCCGTGGCCGTGGCCGTGTCGTCCGAGTTCGGGACGGAGGACGCCGAGGAGGAGCAGAGCGAGGGCGAGGGCGGGGGCGACTCCGAGGCCGAGTACTCCGAGGACCTCAAGGTCTTCGTCGGCAACCTCCCCTTCACCGTCGACAGCGCGCAGCTCGCCGGGCTCTTCGAGCAGGCCGGCTCCGTCGAGATGGTCGAG GTTGTATACGATAGGATGACCGGACGGAGCCGTGGATTTGGATTCGTCACAATGGGTTCAGCTGAGGAAGTTGCTGCCGCTGTCGAGCAATTCAATGGTTAT ACGTTCCAAGGAAGACCCCTCAGGGTTAACTCCGGACCACCACCACCCAGAGATGAATTCGCACCCAGAACACCGAGGACCAtgggcggtggtggcggcggcggcggcagctttGATTCAGCCAACAAGCTCTACGTCGGAAACCTATCCTGGGGCGTCGACAACTCAACGCTCGAGAACCTGTTCAGCGAACAAGGAAAGGTGCTTGATGCCAAGGTCATCTATGACCGTGACAGCGGCAGGTCGAGGGGCTTTGGTTTCGTTACCTATGGCTCTGCTGATGAGGTCAACAATGCAATCTCGAACCTCGACGGCGTG GACCTCGACGGCAGGCAGATCCGGGTTACCGTCGCAGAGTCGAAGCCGAGGGAGCAAAGGCGGTTTTAA
- the LOC109778171 gene encoding RNA-binding protein CP29B, chloroplastic isoform X1 produces MAATLFSTALSHHFIPLPSAARPAAASASFACGPLRAVSALLAPRRRLLLPVAVAVSSEFGTEDAEEEQSEGEGGGDSEAEYSEDLKVFVGNLPFTVDSAQLAGLFEQAGSVEMVEVVYDRMTGRSRGFGFVTMGSAEEVAAAVEQFNGYTFQGRPLRVNSGPPPPRDEFAPRTPRTMGGGGGGGGSFDSANKLYVGNLSWGVDNSTLENLFSEQGKVLDAKVIYDRDSGRSRGFGFVTYGSADEVNNAISNLDGVDLDGRQIRVTVAESKPREQRRF; encoded by the exons ATGGCGGCCACCCTCTTCTCCACCGCGCTCTCGCACCACTTCATCCCGCTCCCCTCCGCCGCCaggcccgccgccgcctccgcctccttcGCCTGCGGCCCGCTGCGCGCCGTGTCGGCGCTGCTGGCGCCGCGGAGGCGGCTCCTGCTGCCCGTGGCCGTGGCCGTGTCGTCCGAGTTCGGGACGGAGGACGCCGAGGAGGAGCAGAGCGAGGGCGAGGGCGGGGGCGACTCCGAGGCCGAGTACTCCGAGGACCTCAAGGTCTTCGTCGGCAACCTCCCCTTCACCGTCGACAGCGCGCAGCTCGCCGGGCTCTTCGAGCAGGCCGGCTCCGTCGAGATGGTCGAG GTTGTATACGATAGGATGACCGGACGGAGCCGTGGATTTGGATTCGTCACAATGGGTTCAGCTGAGGAAGTTGCTGCCGCTGTCGAGCAATTCAATGGTTAT ACGTTCCAAGGAAGACCCCTCAGGGTTAACTCCGGACCACCACCACCCAGAGATGAATTCGCACCCAGAACACCGAGGACCAtgggcggtggtggcggcggcggcggcagctttGATTCAGCCAACAAGCTCTACGTCGGAAACCTATCCTGGGGCGTCGACAACTCAACGCTCGAGAACCTGTTCAGCGAACAAGGAAAGGTGCTTGATGCCAAGGTCATCTATGACCGTGACAGCGGCAGGTCGAGGGGCTTTGGTTTCGTTACCTATGGCTCTGCTGATGAGGTCAACAATGCAATCTCGAACCTCGACGGCGTG GACCTCGACGGCAGGCAGATCCGGGTTACCGTCGCAGAGTCGAAGCCGAGGGAGCAAAGGCGGTTTTAA